In Phycisphaerae bacterium RAS2, the DNA window CGAAACGTGGTTCCCCTGGCCCAGCGCGAACTGGCGGCGAGCTTCTACTCGCCCGTGGCGTACATCGTTGCCGCGGTCTTTCTCTTCGCGACGGGCTACCTGTTCATGACACGCACACTGGTCGAGGGCGGCGAGGCGACGATGCGCGTGCTGTTCGACGGCATCGCCATCCTGCTTATCTTCGCCGTGCCGATGCTGACGATGCGGCTGCTGGCGGATGAGTTCGCCTCCGGCACGATCGAGGCGCTGATGACCGCGCCCGTCACCGACGTCGAAGTCGTCCTGGGCAAGTTTCTCGGCGTCATGGCCTTTTTCGCCGCCCTGATCGTCAGCACGGCCGTGTACGCGATCATCCTCATGATGCACGGCGGGCGCGACCTGACCGCGATCTTGTACGGCTACCTCGGCATGTTGCTGCTCGGTTCGTTCTATGTTTCGGTCGGCTTGTTCGCCAGCGCGATCACCCGCTATCAGCTGGTCGCGGCGCTGGTGGGCATCGCGTTGCTGGGTCTGCTGACGACGGCGGTGGATTACTTCGCGGGTCTGGCCGGCGGCGACTGGCGCGCGACGTTGAGCTATGTCAACGTGCTGCATCACTTCGAGGATTTCAGCAAGGGTCTCTTCGACACGCAATCAATCGTCTTCTTCATCGCCGCCACGCTGTTTTTCCTGTTCCTGGCGGTCAAGGTTCTGGAGTCGCGCAGATGGCGGTAAGCAACACAGCAGCAACGGACACGCGCGAAGGCTCCTTCGCGCAGCGATTCTCCATCGGGGCCAACGTTGTCCTGGCGGTGGTCGTCGCGGCGGCGATTCTCGTCGTGGTCAACATGATCGCGGCGAAGAAGAGCTACCGCCACGACATCACCTCGACCGGCAACTACGGCTTGAGCGACCGCACCAAGAGCGTCCTCGACGGCCTGAAGGGCGACGTGACGTTCTCCATGCTTTATCGCTCCGGTGAGGACGACGAAGCGCAGCGCAACTACGTCTCGCGCACGCAGGAATACTTTGACGAAATGCAGCGATACAGCCCGGCGGTTCGTGCGACGCTGGTCACCAGCCCGATGCAGCGCGAGAAGCTCGTCGCGCATTTGAGCGAGAAGTTCTCCGGTGAGGCCGACCAACACAAGGCCGCGCTGGGAGAATTTGAGAAGCTTCGCGCGGAGCTGCTTGCCGTCATCGAGCAGCGCGTCGCCGAGGCGGGTCAACTGGTCGGGGGCCAAAGCTGGCTGTCAGACTTCCCCGTTTTC includes these proteins:
- a CDS encoding ABC-2 family transporter protein, with product MRNVVPLAQRELAASFYSPVAYIVAAVFLFATGYLFMTRTLVEGGEATMRVLFDGIAILLIFAVPMLTMRLLADEFASGTIEALMTAPVTDVEVVLGKFLGVMAFFAALIVSTAVYAIILMMHGGRDLTAILYGYLGMLLLGSFYVSVGLFASAITRYQLVAALVGIALLGLLTTAVDYFAGLAGGDWRATLSYVNVLHHFEDFSKGLFDTQSIVFFIAATLFFLFLAVKVLESRRWR